The Arachis ipaensis cultivar K30076 chromosome B07, Araip1.1, whole genome shotgun sequence genome includes a window with the following:
- the LOC107607405 gene encoding myb-like protein A codes for MVFAFPFSLEGPAKEWFYSQLDEVVTEWDLLRREFLDNYFTGGLCAADKRLLTTSSGGSLSKNKTAAEAWSLIKDVAEATQHVRVRNNPTKSVVEAPLSESALTKVLGDMTTLLKKIHKEQNTFQSIHAIQAPPQILQLEGPPRVCGLCSSTAHYTDQCHQVQEDYTLAAANNYNNRPPYQSQGQNNHSHGNSSNQGLRDNAQGNNHNQRWNQSNSSSQYDNNHQSYSQQHNNNNYANQNHHNQSYQHSQQNPNNNHRYQMPHQRQQSNQPSSSSTNQNEDAFCSIYQEQERFWAMIEKNEENTRN; via the exons atggtttttgctttccccttctctcttgaggggcCGGCAAAAGAGTGGTTCTACTCCCAGCTGGATGAAGTGGTGACTGAATGGGACCTATTGAGAAGAGAGTTCTTAGATAA ctatttCACTGGAGGTCTTTGTGCAGCGGATAAGAGATTGCTCACCAcctctagtggtggttccctttctaaGAACAAGACTGCGGCAGAAGCATGGAGTTTGATCAAAGATGTCGCTGAGGCTACCCAACATGTAAGAGTGAGGAACAATCCTACCAAGAGTGTGGTGGAAGCACCTCTTTCTGAATCGGCTTTGACTAAAGTGCTTGGAGACATGACCACTCTCCTCAAGAAGATTCACAAAGAACAAAATACATTTCAATCAATCCatgccatccaagccccacctcaaatCCTCCAACTTGAAGGACCTCCTAGAGTATGTGGTTTATGCTCTAGTACCgcacattacaccgaccaatgccatcaagtCCAAGAGGATTACACTCTTGCAGCAGCCAATAACTACAATAATCGTCCACCATAtcaatctcaaggccaaaacaatcaCTCTCATGGCAATAGTTCTAATCAAGGGTTGAGGGATAATGCTCAAGGGAACAACCACAATCAAAGGTGGAACCAAAGCAACTCATCTTCTCAATACGACAACAACCACCAATCTTATTCCCAACAGCACAATAATAACAACTACGCCAACCAAAACCACCATAACCAATCATACCAACACTCACAACAAAACCCAAACAACAACCATCGATACCAAATGCCTCACcaaagacaacaatccaaccaaccttcttcttcttccaccaaCCAAAATGAAGATGCCTTCTGTTCAATTTACCAAGAACAAGAGAGATTTTGGGCCATGATAGAGAAAAATGAAGAGAACACCAGAAACTAA